The following are from one region of the Escherichia sp. E4742 genome:
- a CDS encoding replication protein P: MTEQQIRQVCRQCMDRCRAGETWPPDLAEFVALISESGANPFGLTVDNVMEEYRRWRNESWRYDGSDKYPWSQPVLYHICLEMRAKGIERQMTEGELKRLAERQLAKWAKLVGDGLSVPPVRRQLVAPKRPSGPTPIELLKQEYERRKAAGFV; the protein is encoded by the coding sequence ATGACTGAGCAGCAAATCCGGCAGGTCTGCCGCCAGTGCATGGACCGCTGCCGGGCGGGTGAAACATGGCCTCCGGACCTGGCTGAGTTTGTGGCGCTGATTTCGGAGAGTGGGGCAAATCCATTTGGTCTGACGGTGGATAACGTGATGGAGGAGTACCGCCGCTGGCGCAACGAGTCCTGGCGATACGACGGGAGTGATAAATACCCGTGGTCTCAGCCCGTGCTGTATCACATTTGCCTCGAGATGCGGGCAAAAGGGATTGAGCGTCAGATGACCGAAGGGGAGTTAAAACGACTTGCAGAACGGCAACTAGCGAAATGGGCAAAGCTTGTTGGTGATGGCCTCAGTGTTCCGCCCGTCCGGCGGCAACTGGTAGCACCAAAACGCCCGTCGGGGCCAACTCCAATTGAGTTGCTGAAACAGGAATATGAACGCCGGAAAGCGGCTGGGTTTGTTTGA
- a CDS encoding DUF1627 domain-containing protein: METVFDALKAMGKATSVELATRLDISREEVLNELWELKKAGFVDKSVYTWRVADNNVQQEQPAQAVLPEETTTATVVKISESDLKATIEQRGPQTADELATLFGTTSRKVASTLAMAISKGRLIRVNQNGKFRYCIPGDNLLVQPENTSEVETSGKSQLQPAEAILPALEAATQEDIKTETVADIVQSLPSFTETRADDLILPSLHMANRELRRAKGHVQKWERICAALRELNKHRDIVRQIVDSSSRIVSEK, from the coding sequence ATGGAGACTGTTTTTGACGCACTGAAAGCAATGGGAAAAGCCACGTCGGTAGAACTGGCTACGCGACTTGATATCAGTCGAGAAGAAGTGCTGAACGAGCTGTGGGAACTGAAAAAGGCTGGCTTCGTTGATAAAAGCGTATACACCTGGCGTGTGGCTGATAACAACGTTCAGCAGGAACAGCCAGCACAGGCAGTACTGCCGGAAGAAACCACCACGGCAACAGTCGTGAAAATTTCGGAGAGCGATTTAAAAGCGACGATTGAGCAACGTGGACCACAAACGGCGGATGAACTGGCTACGCTGTTCGGTACCACATCCCGCAAAGTGGCTTCAACGCTGGCAATGGCAATCAGCAAAGGTCGTCTGATTCGCGTAAACCAGAACGGTAAATTTCGTTACTGCATACCGGGCGATAATTTGCTGGTGCAGCCAGAAAACACTTCCGAGGTCGAAACTAGCGGTAAGTCCCAGCTTCAGCCTGCAGAGGCCATTTTACCAGCCCTGGAAGCGGCGACGCAGGAAGATATTAAAACAGAAACTGTGGCGGACATTGTGCAATCGTTGCCATCGTTTACTGAAACGCGCGCGGATGACCTGATTTTACCATCACTGCATATGGCAAACCGCGAACTGCGTCGGGCGAAAGGCCATGTCCAGAAGTGGGAGCGTATCTGCGCCGCGCTGCGAGAGTTGAACAAGCACCGGGATATTGTCCGACAGATTGTCGATTCCTCCAGTCGTATTGTGTCGGAAAAGTGA
- a CDS encoding DUF977 family protein, whose amino-acid sequence MAKVFTQEEREKIKGQVVELVRQSGRETLRQLEAKTGATRYLMSVLARELVASGDVYNSGYGLFPSEQARKDWQNARKKLSRAKVKKPVVVDPDLIWSLPDGEIRRYDRRMNIICRECRKSEAMQRVLAFYQGKFQEVVR is encoded by the coding sequence ATGGCAAAAGTTTTTACACAAGAAGAGCGGGAAAAAATTAAGGGGCAGGTTGTTGAACTTGTGCGCCAGAGTGGGCGCGAGACGCTACGACAACTGGAAGCTAAGACGGGTGCGACAAGATATTTAATGAGCGTTCTCGCCAGAGAGCTGGTTGCCAGTGGCGATGTATACAATTCTGGCTACGGGTTATTTCCGTCTGAACAGGCTCGTAAGGACTGGCAAAACGCCCGTAAAAAACTATCAAGAGCAAAGGTGAAGAAACCGGTTGTGGTTGATCCTGACCTTATCTGGTCATTACCAGACGGAGAAATACGCCGCTACGACAGGCGTATGAACATAATCTGTCGCGAGTGCAGGAAAAGTGAAGCTATGCAGCGTGTGCTGGCGTTTTATCAGGGGAAATTTCAGGAGGTGGTGCGGTGA
- a CDS encoding antiterminator Q family protein, with protein MEITKERLLEIANLSDRALSDGRIISPDAYESVTSIEITTMARMLLGYFKIENKNQMDSNFDICELLDGWGAWVVAGNSSIYWQEIADKYKNIFPHGKKLRRQCSNDEGRVIDISILRLERYKQQEYELIVAHFVIGLSLRAIAKQQGCSDGTIRKRLQKALGFLSGYIAITS; from the coding sequence ATGGAAATAACGAAAGAACGATTATTGGAAATAGCAAATCTTAGTGATAGGGCATTAAGTGATGGGAGAATTATTTCTCCTGATGCCTATGAATCAGTTACGAGTATAGAAATAACAACAATGGCTAGAATGCTGCTTGGTTATTTCAAAATAGAGAATAAAAATCAGATGGATAGTAATTTTGATATATGTGAGCTTTTAGACGGTTGGGGGGCTTGGGTTGTGGCTGGTAATAGTTCTATATATTGGCAGGAAATAGCTGATAAATATAAAAATATTTTTCCTCATGGCAAAAAATTACGTCGTCAGTGCAGCAATGATGAAGGGCGAGTGATTGACATTAGTATCCTTAGGTTAGAAAGATATAAGCAACAAGAATATGAGTTAATTGTTGCTCATTTCGTGATTGGTTTATCTCTTCGTGCTATTGCAAAGCAACAAGGATGTTCAGATGGAACAATTCGTAAAAGATTGCAAAAAGCCTTAGGTTTTCTGAGCGGATATATAGCAATTACCAGTTAA
- a CDS encoding Hok/Gef family protein has protein sequence MRRSYVFCLVVVCITILVFVWMVRGSLCELHIKQGNTELSAYLAYEVEKR, from the coding sequence ATGCGAAGGAGCTATGTGTTTTGTCTGGTGGTGGTTTGTATCACCATTCTGGTATTTGTCTGGATGGTTCGCGGTTCGCTATGCGAACTGCACATCAAACAGGGTAACACAGAGCTTTCGGCGTATTTAGCCTACGAAGTTGAAAAACGTTAA
- a CDS encoding DUF1367 family protein — protein sequence MAHIQLVKQTSSGLLLPATPESCDFLHQIKIGEWIHADFKRVRNYAFHKRFFKLLQLGFDYWTPVGGAITPRERTLVSGFVDYLCDSVGREHTPALSEAAEQYLNTVATRRTQDTALLKSFDAFREWVTIQAGFYTEHFYPDGNRGRRAKSIAFANMDETEFQQVYKSVLNVLWNWILFRKFSSPEQVENVAAQLLEFA from the coding sequence ATGGCACATATACAACTGGTCAAACAAACTTCTTCTGGTTTACTTCTCCCGGCGACGCCGGAGAGTTGCGATTTTCTGCATCAAATAAAAATAGGCGAGTGGATACACGCTGACTTTAAGCGTGTTCGTAACTACGCATTCCACAAGCGTTTTTTCAAACTCCTGCAACTCGGATTCGATTACTGGACTCCGGTCGGTGGGGCGATCACGCCTCGCGAACGAACACTGGTGTCAGGTTTCGTTGATTACCTGTGTGACTCGGTAGGCAGGGAACATACGCCAGCCCTGAGCGAAGCCGCAGAGCAATATCTGAATACAGTTGCGACACGCAGAACCCAGGATACGGCATTACTCAAGTCATTTGACGCCTTCCGTGAATGGGTAACCATTCAGGCCGGATTTTACACTGAGCATTTTTATCCGGACGGTAACCGCGGGCGTCGGGCGAAATCCATCGCGTTTGCGAATATGGACGAAACCGAGTTTCAGCAGGTTTATAAATCTGTACTGAATGTGCTGTGGAACTGGATTCTGTTCCGTAAATTTTCCTCTCCGGAACAAGTCGAAAATGTGGCTGCACAGCTGCTGGAGTTTGCGTGA
- a CDS encoding DUF1364 domain-containing protein, which yields MADLRKAARGQMCQVRIPGYCNHNPETSVLAHYRLAGTCGTATKPHDMQAAIACSSCHDLIDGRVKTSDYTKEELRLMHAEGVFRTQEIWRKEGYL from the coding sequence ATGGCAGATTTACGTAAAGCGGCGCGGGGCCAGATGTGTCAGGTCAGAATTCCTGGCTACTGCAATCACAATCCCGAAACTTCCGTGCTGGCGCATTACAGACTGGCGGGGACGTGTGGAACAGCGACAAAGCCACACGATATGCAGGCTGCAATTGCCTGTAGCTCATGCCACGATTTAATCGACGGGAGAGTAAAAACCAGCGATTACACCAAAGAAGAATTACGCCTGATGCATGCAGAAGGTGTTTTTCGCACACAAGAAATCTGGAGAAAGGAAGGTTATTTATGA
- a CDS encoding DUF1133 family protein has translation MIYPTNTGKSGEHLRLTTLESVWIQGKLRMWGRWSYIGGGKTGNMFNQLLASKKLTKTAINEVLRRMKKAGIDKTELEAFLREMLDGKQKSWLSHCTDAEALCIDRVISEVLVEYPGLISILRQRYEGRGMSKLKMAEQLNENHPDWTLITCRRRIDQWLMIAEFMLYKPMFTAQKKLLQSEQ, from the coding sequence ATGATTTACCCAACAAATACAGGAAAAAGCGGGGAACACCTTCGTCTCACCACGCTGGAAAGTGTCTGGATTCAGGGAAAACTGCGTATGTGGGGGCGCTGGTCGTATATTGGCGGCGGTAAGACGGGGAATATGTTTAACCAGTTGCTGGCATCCAAAAAATTGACGAAAACAGCCATCAATGAAGTTCTGCGCAGGATGAAAAAAGCGGGGATTGATAAGACGGAACTGGAGGCATTTTTGCGGGAAATGCTCGACGGTAAGCAGAAAAGCTGGTTGTCTCATTGTACTGATGCCGAGGCGTTATGTATTGATCGGGTAATTAGCGAAGTGCTGGTCGAGTATCCGGGATTAATTAGCATCCTCCGACAACGATATGAAGGGCGGGGAATGAGCAAACTGAAAATGGCAGAGCAGTTAAATGAAAATCATCCTGACTGGACATTAATTACCTGTCGACGTCGTATCGATCAATGGCTGATGATTGCTGAATTTATGCTTTATAAACCAATGTTCACGGCACAAAAAAAACTATTGCAAAGTGAGCAATAA
- a CDS encoding putative holin encodes MSEPLSGSGTAAALGGATVFGLFTGTDFGIVFGAFAGALFVATIPQALSAWRVAAHFLVSFIIGVLGAEVLASWLVKHTGFDGAPVDALCAVLVSVVSVKILSFIHQQDIASLVSGLFSRLRGGGGGNA; translated from the coding sequence ATGTCTGAACCCTTATCCGGTTCCGGCACGGCTGCGGCGCTCGGCGGGGCGACGGTATTCGGGCTGTTTACCGGAACGGATTTCGGGATTGTGTTTGGTGCGTTCGCCGGGGCGTTATTTGTGGCAACGATACCGCAGGCGCTTTCAGCCTGGCGTGTGGCGGCGCATTTTCTGGTGTCGTTCATTATCGGCGTGCTGGGTGCAGAGGTTCTGGCATCCTGGCTGGTAAAGCATACAGGGTTTGACGGAGCGCCTGTCGACGCATTGTGTGCAGTGCTGGTGTCAGTGGTGTCGGTGAAGATTCTGTCGTTCATCCACCAGCAGGATATCGCATCACTGGTGTCCGGCCTGTTCTCCCGCCTGCGGGGTGGGGGAGGCGGCAATGCCTGA
- a CDS encoding phage holin family protein produces MPDNLSGLLNVALCTVIVLTLFFYRRHDSRHKPLMSWLAWLLMLLYALAPLSYLCGRLLAANWLVVFFNLLFCVLVIRARGNVSKILALRRY; encoded by the coding sequence ATGCCTGATAACCTTTCTGGATTGCTGAATGTAGCGTTATGCACGGTTATCGTGTTGACGCTTTTTTTTTATCGTCGTCATGATTCCAGACATAAACCGCTGATGTCATGGCTGGCTTGGCTGCTGATGCTGCTTTATGCCCTTGCGCCACTCAGCTATCTGTGTGGTCGTCTGTTAGCGGCGAACTGGCTGGTGGTGTTTTTTAATCTGCTGTTCTGCGTGCTGGTGATACGTGCACGTGGGAATGTTTCAAAAATCCTTGCATTACGAAGGTACTGA
- a CDS encoding glycoside hydrolase family 108 protein: MKSKDEIFDEVLGKEGGYVNHPDDKGGPTKWGITEKVARAHGYQGDMRDLTRGQALEILEADYWYGPRFDQVANLSPDIAAELCDTGVNMGPTVASKMFQRWLNVFNLRGKLYPDMDADGRIGPRTINALRAYLKNRGRDGERVMLTALNCTQGDRYLELAEKREANESFVYGWIKERVSGINC, from the coding sequence ATGAAGTCGAAAGATGAAATTTTTGACGAAGTTCTGGGAAAAGAGGGCGGTTACGTCAACCATCCGGATGATAAAGGTGGTCCGACCAAATGGGGCATTACTGAAAAAGTCGCCCGGGCGCACGGATATCAGGGCGATATGCGTGACCTGACGCGCGGGCAGGCGCTGGAAATACTCGAGGCGGATTACTGGTACGGCCCACGTTTTGACCAGGTGGCAAATTTGTCCCCGGATATTGCCGCAGAGCTGTGCGACACAGGCGTCAACATGGGGCCAACCGTGGCGTCAAAAATGTTTCAACGCTGGCTGAACGTTTTCAACCTGCGCGGGAAACTGTATCCGGATATGGATGCAGACGGACGTATCGGCCCACGAACTATTAATGCGTTACGGGCATATCTGAAAAATCGTGGCAGGGATGGCGAACGGGTAATGCTGACCGCACTGAACTGTACGCAGGGTGACCGTTACCTGGAGCTGGCAGAGAAACGGGAGGCTAACGAGTCGTTTGTATATGGCTGGATTAAAGAGCGCGTATCAGGAATCAATTGTTGA
- a CDS encoding enterotoxin A family protein encodes MNRIVFWFVTLVFISSTSYANDFYRADSRSPDEVRRSGGLIPRGQDEAYERGTPININLYDHARGTVTGNTRYNDGYVSTTTTLRQAHLIGQNMLGSFNEYYIYVIAPAPNLFDVNGILGTYSPYPSENEYAALGGVPLSQIIGWYRVTFGAIEGGMHRNRNYRRDLFRGLSVAPNEDGYHLAGFPDEFPAWREYPWIEFAPDQCHQNNKTNSFLTCDFITNELSQADLLKFKKFIKRKSTLLTLQSIDDFLVKNGDKDEL; translated from the coding sequence ATGAATAGAATTGTTTTTTGGTTTGTCACCTTGGTTTTCATATCTTCTACGTCTTATGCTAATGATTTTTATAGAGCAGACTCCAGATCACCAGATGAAGTGAGACGTTCTGGTGGGTTAATACCCCGAGGACAAGATGAAGCGTATGAACGTGGTACGCCAATCAATATTAATTTATATGATCACGCCCGAGGAACTGTAACAGGGAATACCAGATATAATGATGGTTATGTATCTACAACAACGACATTAAGACAGGCTCATTTGATCGGGCAAAATATGCTTGGGAGCTTTAACGAGTATTATATTTATGTCATTGCACCAGCGCCTAATTTATTTGATGTGAACGGCATACTCGGTACATACAGCCCATACCCAAGTGAAAATGAGTATGCAGCATTAGGTGGTGTTCCATTATCACAAATAATTGGATGGTATAGAGTAACTTTTGGTGCGATAGAGGGGGGGATGCACAGAAACAGAAATTATCGAAGAGATTTATTTCGTGGATTATCTGTTGCACCGAATGAAGATGGGTATCATCTTGCGGGATTCCCTGATGAATTCCCAGCCTGGAGAGAGTACCCTTGGATAGAGTTTGCGCCAGATCAATGCCATCAAAATAATAAAACTAATAGTTTTTTAACCTGTGATTTTATCACTAATGAACTATCGCAAGCTGATTTATTAAAATTTAAGAAGTTCATAAAACGCAAATCCACTTTGTTGACTTTGCAAAGTATTGATGATTTTCTGGTAAAGAATGGAGATAAAGATGAACTTTAA